Proteins encoded together in one uncultured Desulfosarcina sp. window:
- a CDS encoding anthranilate synthase component I family protein, translating into MRLKAFPDRERFENLARACNVIPVCREILADMETPVSLLKKCCDAKGQEPREPVFLLESVEGGEKWGRYSFLGISARADVRVFADRVTISENGETEDHPHGGDPLSTLRGFMHRFCPAEMPELPRFWGGLVGYLTYEMVSFFERIPNRLPENAPLAHFIVCDELLIFDNIRNTMTCVAIAFTGDSQDPGKAYEDAVTRLDAMERRMGGPTASPAQLSGGGPIIVPLLEEQAFRDQVVAVKDYIRQGDVIQTVISQPFQCPAPEDILEVYRAQRYVNPSPYLYFFRFDEMALVGSSPETMVRLENRVATLRPIAGTRPRGGSEQEDRALASELLADEKERAEHLMLVDLGRNDLGRVARTGTVQVTDLMVVERYSHVMHLVSNINCDLEDDVDAWDLLRASFPAGTLSGAPKVRAMEIIDELEQSPRGAYGGAVGYVSFSGNMDLAITIRTACVADGVLTVRAGAGIVADSQPETERMETVNKAMAIQRALELTRQAL; encoded by the coding sequence ATGCGACTGAAGGCGTTTCCCGACCGGGAGCGGTTCGAAAACCTGGCCCGGGCCTGCAACGTGATTCCGGTGTGCCGGGAAATTCTGGCGGATATGGAAACCCCGGTTTCCTTGCTTAAAAAATGCTGCGATGCCAAAGGTCAGGAGCCGCGTGAGCCGGTTTTCCTTCTGGAAAGTGTGGAAGGCGGCGAAAAATGGGGCCGTTACAGCTTTCTGGGCATTTCGGCACGGGCCGATGTGCGGGTTTTCGCCGACCGGGTGACCATTTCCGAAAACGGGGAAACGGAAGATCATCCCCACGGCGGCGATCCGCTTTCCACCCTGCGCGGTTTCATGCACCGCTTTTGCCCGGCGGAAATGCCGGAGCTTCCCCGGTTCTGGGGCGGTCTGGTGGGATACCTGACCTACGAGATGGTCTCTTTTTTCGAGCGGATTCCCAACCGGCTGCCCGAAAACGCTCCTTTGGCCCATTTTATCGTCTGCGACGAACTGCTGATTTTCGACAACATCCGCAACACCATGACCTGCGTGGCCATCGCTTTTACCGGGGACAGCCAGGATCCGGGCAAGGCCTATGAAGATGCCGTGACGCGGCTGGATGCCATGGAGCGGCGCATGGGCGGCCCGACGGCATCGCCCGCCCAACTTTCCGGAGGCGGTCCGATCATCGTTCCGCTGCTGGAGGAACAGGCCTTCCGGGATCAGGTCGTCGCCGTCAAAGACTACATCCGGCAGGGGGATGTCATCCAGACCGTCATTTCACAGCCCTTTCAATGCCCCGCGCCGGAAGACATCCTCGAAGTCTATCGCGCCCAGCGGTATGTGAATCCGTCGCCCTACCTTTACTTTTTCCGTTTCGACGAGATGGCCCTGGTGGGTTCCTCGCCGGAAACCATGGTCCGGCTGGAAAACCGGGTGGCCACCCTGCGTCCCATCGCCGGCACACGGCCCCGGGGAGGCAGCGAACAGGAGGACCGGGCCCTGGCCTCGGAACTGCTCGCCGACGAAAAGGAGCGGGCCGAACACCTGATGCTGGTGGATCTTGGCCGCAACGACCTTGGCCGGGTGGCCCGCACCGGCACCGTGCAGGTGACGGATCTGATGGTGGTGGAGCGCTACTCCCACGTGATGCACCTGGTTTCAAACATCAATTGCGATCTGGAAGACGATGTCGATGCCTGGGACCTGCTGCGGGCGTCGTTTCCGGCCGGCACCCTTTCCGGGGCGCCCAAGGTGCGGGCCATGGAGATCATCGACGAACTGGAGCAGAGCCCGCGGGGTGCATACGGGGGCGCGGTGGGGTACGTCTCGTTCAGCGGCAACATGGACCTGGCCATTACCATTCGCACGGCCTGTGTCGCCGATGGCGTTCTCACCGTGCGGGCCGGTGCAGGCATCGTGGCCGACTCCCAGCCGGAAACCGAGCGCATGGAAACCGTCAACAAGGCCATGGCAATTCAGCGGGCCCTCGAACTGACCCGTCAGGCCCTGTAA
- a CDS encoding aminodeoxychorismate/anthranilate synthase component II, with the protein MILMIDNYDSFTYNLVQYLKQIGEEVAVRRNDVVGVDEIERLAPKAIVISPGPGRPESAGVSLEAIRRFSGKIPILGVCLGHQSIAHAFGGKVTFAQRLMHGKTSTVTADGKGIFDGIKKAFQAMRYHSLAVEKQSLPDCLEVTATADDGEVMGIRHRHHLTEGIQFHPESIMTPVGKRLLRNFIKMAVP; encoded by the coding sequence ATGATACTGATGATCGACAACTACGACTCCTTTACCTACAACCTGGTTCAATACCTGAAACAGATCGGAGAAGAGGTGGCCGTCCGGAGAAACGATGTGGTCGGCGTGGACGAGATCGAACGGCTGGCCCCCAAGGCCATCGTGATTTCGCCGGGGCCGGGTCGTCCGGAATCCGCCGGGGTTTCGCTGGAGGCTATCCGGCGATTTTCAGGAAAGATTCCCATCCTCGGGGTCTGCCTGGGGCACCAGTCCATCGCCCATGCCTTCGGCGGCAAGGTGACCTTCGCCCAGCGGCTGATGCACGGCAAAACGTCAACCGTCACCGCTGACGGCAAGGGAATCTTCGACGGCATCAAGAAGGCCTTCCAGGCCATGCGCTACCATAGCCTGGCCGTGGAAAAGCAGAGCCTGCCGGACTGCCTGGAGGTGACCGCCACCGCCGACGATGGAGAGGTCATGGGCATCCGGCACCGGCACCATCTCACCGAGGGGATTCAGTTTCATCCCGAATCCATCATGACGCCGGTGGGGAAGCGGCTGCTGCGCAATTTCATTAAAATGGCGGTTCCGTAA
- a CDS encoding PAC2 family protein produces the protein MVVDSRRIPADNEIMKFATFQLETMPVLSSPMVVVGLRGWGNALEVASEMATFMVDSLGGRAVGRMDSDACFRYDGNRPDVRIENGRLKSINCSGGGFFAVKTNHDQGDLLILVADEPSLNWQRFSRELADLALHLGARGLISLGSMFDSVLHTDRIISAFTTGDDYAEIFTRHGVLPTSYRGPSAIHTLILDACAKKGLPGASLWCHCPAYLQGIVHHGMLIQLTRVLADMLAVSLETRKLESLWKALEIQIQELIADNPKLEGIVDRIRTNKRQGVLQNMEKKEKKPADVIRLKDFFDP, from the coding sequence TTGGTTGTTGACAGCCGGCGCATTCCGGCTGACAATGAAATCATGAAGTTCGCCACCTTCCAGTTGGAAACCATGCCCGTATTGTCGTCCCCGATGGTTGTCGTCGGCTTGCGGGGCTGGGGCAATGCCTTGGAGGTCGCCTCTGAAATGGCCACGTTCATGGTCGATTCCCTTGGGGGCAGAGCTGTGGGCCGAATGGATTCCGATGCCTGCTTTCGCTATGACGGAAATAGGCCGGACGTGCGCATCGAAAACGGCCGGTTGAAATCGATCAATTGTTCGGGGGGCGGCTTTTTTGCGGTGAAGACCAACCACGATCAGGGCGATCTGCTGATTCTGGTCGCTGACGAACCCAGCTTGAACTGGCAGCGCTTTTCCAGGGAGTTGGCGGATCTGGCCCTGCATCTGGGCGCCCGAGGGCTGATCAGCCTGGGCAGCATGTTCGACAGCGTCCTGCACACCGACCGGATCATATCCGCGTTTACCACCGGCGACGATTACGCGGAGATTTTCACCCGGCATGGAGTGCTTCCCACCAGTTACCGCGGCCCCAGCGCCATCCACACCCTCATCCTGGACGCGTGTGCAAAGAAAGGGCTGCCGGGGGCCAGTTTGTGGTGCCACTGCCCGGCCTACCTGCAGGGCATCGTTCACCACGGCATGCTGATCCAGCTGACGCGGGTGCTGGCGGACATGCTCGCAGTTTCCCTGGAGACCCGAAAGCTGGAATCGTTGTGGAAGGCCCTGGAAATCCAGATTCAGGAGCTGATCGCCGACAACCCCAAACTCGAGGGGATCGTGGATCGGATTCGCACGAATAAACGCCAGGGAGTCCTGCAAAATATGGAAAAAAAAGAAAAAAAGCCGGCCGATGTGATCCGCCTCAAAGATTTCTTCGATCCCTGA
- a CDS encoding response regulator, protein MNQKIRLLVVEDDPNVSTVLCARLESLGYEVAATAETGLEAISRFYRHHPDLVTMDILLKGEMNGIEAATRISERSDVPIIYMTCLSDRKVFERAIATNPYGYIIKPYEINELRSAIEIARVKHKAAVEQKALIAQLQKALDEVKTLSGLLPICASCKWIRDDDNQTWQPIEEYIANHSNADFTHGICPECARRLYPDFYKERRQPPP, encoded by the coding sequence ATGAACCAAAAAATCCGCCTCCTGGTGGTGGAAGACGATCCCAACGTATCCACGGTGCTGTGCGCACGTCTGGAAAGTCTGGGCTACGAGGTGGCCGCCACCGCCGAAACGGGGCTGGAAGCCATCAGCAGATTCTACCGGCATCATCCCGACCTGGTCACCATGGACATCCTGCTCAAAGGCGAGATGAACGGCATCGAGGCCGCCACCCGTATTTCCGAGCGCTCGGATGTTCCGATCATCTATATGACCTGCCTTTCCGACCGGAAAGTCTTCGAACGCGCCATTGCCACCAATCCTTACGGCTATATCATCAAACCCTATGAAATCAACGAACTGCGCTCCGCCATCGAAATCGCCCGGGTCAAACACAAGGCGGCCGTTGAGCAAAAAGCCTTGATCGCCCAACTGCAAAAGGCCCTGGACGAGGTCAAAACACTCAGCGGTCTGTTGCCCATCTGCGCCTCGTGCAAGTGGATTCGCGATGACGACAATCAAACCTGGCAGCCCATCGAAGAATACATCGCCAACCATTCCAACGCCGATTTCACCCATGGAATCTGCCCGGAATGCGCCCGCCGGCTATATCCCGATTTTTACAAGGAACGCCGACAACCGCCGCCATAA